The following nucleotide sequence is from Parcubacteria group bacterium.
CTCGCGCATGTTTTCACTTATTACTAAGTGCATTGGACTATACCTTCACCTCGCGATTGCGAGGGACCGACGTGTAGTCTCTACGGGGTTAACGCACGAATTTTTCTTTTCTTTGAATAATTTAATTTCCTGAAATTATCCACTAATGTTATTAACACTTCAAAATCTTTTTTATTTTTAACTTTTTTCTTTACTTCGATAATTTTTTTCATCAATAGAACTTGTTTTTTCTTAAGTAGAACATAGGGTTCTACCGCATTAAGAAACTCTGTGATTTCGTCAAGTCTACCAATAATATATTCTGTAATTCCGTCTTTTCTATGTCTAATATATCCCGCTCCTATTAACGTACAGATT
It contains:
- a CDS encoding LAGLIDADG family homing endonuclease, with product MNNLSLTQKSYFAGFLDADGSIYVQAKVNKTYKYGYQIAPYIVLFQSKKNDNFEKICTLIGAGYIRHRKDGITEYIIGRLDEITEFLNAVEPYVLLKKKQVLLMKKIIEVKKKVKNKKDFEVLITLVDNFRKLNYSKKRKIRALTP